In Gemmatimonadales bacterium, a genomic segment contains:
- a CDS encoding DUF1957 domain-containing protein, producing MTDFILALHSHLPYVLNHGRWPHGSDWLCEAALDTYLPLIEALSTLERAGVSAPVTIGVTPVLANQLVNPAFAAEMETFIAQRLAACDEAHVSLATTGDAHLVPLAGFWRERFLHLRELFRSLGGNIVAVLRDLEGRGRIEIMGSAATHGFLPLLGRDESIQLQLALGQAEHRRLFGRAPKGCWLPECAYRPRGAWEPLPGARRAAVRPGTDEHLATAGFRYFFTDANLAEAGVPLGASSDVPLGAERFDSERHDVSVQKLTETGKRSPYHAYRMAGALARSVAAFVRDPRSSMQVWSKQKGYPGDPWYLEFHKIRPDGLKYWRVTGPVDLGAKRPYEPAAAQGRASEHARHFASLLASTAVSTRGNGPGVIVSPFDTELFGHWWFEGVDFIQALYGRLKGQTVVRPVTAALHLDEHPPRTTVRLSAGSWGANGDWSMWLNDQTERLWRRLWALEDAFWDAAPAALASESARPVLAQAARELLLAQASDWQFMISTGAVTDYAERRFALHCDDAERLVAALAPGAGVGALEAAQRVAEELRRRDDLFPDVLTSVATALG from the coding sequence ATGACGGACTTCATTCTCGCGCTCCACAGTCATCTTCCGTACGTCCTCAACCACGGGCGGTGGCCGCACGGCAGCGACTGGCTGTGCGAGGCGGCGCTCGACACCTACCTGCCCCTGATCGAGGCGCTGTCAACTCTAGAGCGCGCCGGCGTGAGCGCGCCGGTGACGATCGGCGTGACGCCGGTGCTAGCCAACCAGCTGGTGAATCCGGCGTTCGCCGCGGAGATGGAGACGTTCATCGCTCAGCGTCTCGCCGCATGCGACGAGGCCCACGTCTCGCTGGCGACGACCGGCGACGCACACCTCGTGCCGCTGGCTGGATTCTGGCGGGAGCGATTCCTGCACCTGCGCGAACTGTTCCGGTCGCTGGGCGGAAACATCGTCGCCGTGCTGCGCGACCTCGAGGGGCGCGGGCGGATAGAGATCATGGGCTCGGCGGCCACGCACGGGTTCCTCCCGCTACTGGGGCGTGACGAGAGCATCCAGCTTCAGCTTGCCCTTGGGCAGGCGGAGCACCGGCGGCTGTTCGGTCGCGCGCCGAAGGGGTGCTGGCTTCCCGAGTGCGCGTATCGCCCGCGCGGCGCGTGGGAGCCTCTGCCCGGTGCTCGTCGCGCGGCCGTGCGGCCCGGCACCGACGAGCACCTCGCCACGGCGGGGTTCCGCTACTTCTTCACTGACGCGAACCTGGCCGAAGCCGGCGTGCCCCTTGGCGCCTCCAGCGACGTCCCACTCGGCGCCGAGCGGTTCGACTCCGAGCGGCACGATGTTTCCGTGCAGAAACTGACGGAGACCGGAAAGCGGTCGCCGTACCACGCCTACCGCATGGCGGGCGCGCTGGCGCGTTCGGTGGCGGCCTTCGTGCGCGATCCGCGCTCCTCCATGCAGGTGTGGAGCAAGCAGAAGGGCTACCCTGGCGACCCGTGGTACCTCGAGTTTCACAAGATCCGCCCGGACGGCCTCAAGTACTGGCGGGTCACGGGACCGGTGGACCTCGGCGCGAAGCGGCCCTACGAGCCGGCGGCGGCACAGGGCCGCGCCTCGGAGCACGCCAGGCACTTCGCCTCGCTGCTGGCGTCCACCGCGGTCAGCACGCGCGGCAACGGCCCCGGAGTCATCGTCTCTCCATTCGACACGGAATTGTTCGGCCACTGGTGGTTCGAGGGCGTCGACTTCATCCAGGCGCTCTATGGGCGCCTGAAGGGGCAGACCGTGGTGCGTCCGGTAACCGCCGCGCTTCATCTGGACGAGCACCCGCCGCGTACGACGGTGCGGCTCTCGGCCGGCTCCTGGGGCGCGAACGGCGACTGGAGCATGTGGCTCAACGACCAGACGGAGCGGCTGTGGCGCAGGCTGTGGGCCCTGGAAGACGCGTTCTGGGACGCCGCGCCGGCGGCGCTCGCCTCGGAGTCCGCTCGGCCGGTGCTGGCGCAGGCCGCACGCGAGCTGCTCCTCGCCCAGGCGTCCGACTGGCAGTTCATGATCTCCACGGGTGCGGTGACCGACTACGCCGAGCGGCGTTTTGCCCTGCACTGCGATGACGCCGAGCGACTCGTGGCGGCGCTGGCTCCAGGCGCCGGCGTCGGGGCGCTCGAGGCCGCTCAGCGCGTCGCGGAGGAGCTGCGCCGCCGCGACGACCTCTTCCCGGACGTTCTCACCTCGGTGGCCACCGCGCTCGGATGA